Within the Medicago truncatula cultivar Jemalong A17 chromosome 4, MtrunA17r5.0-ANR, whole genome shotgun sequence genome, the region ataattaaaatgaaaatagaaaacgTTTTCTCAAACCAAACAGAACCACTAAACATGAAAACATATCGGTTGTTATTTGTTAGTTCACCTCGGTCATTGCGGGACGCCAAATGGCAGTTTGTCTAACACAATATGAAGCTGTTAGGACTACCCTATACAGTTGCTCTACATCATATCTACCTTCCATTCTTGGATCTGCCAGCTCAGCAATATTCCCTGATTCCATCAGAGGCTTAGCCTGTATGACGTTACCAACactttactattattattattattattattaataattaaaatgtcTTTGTTAACAAATTTATGGAGACATGTTTTAGAAGATcatcatttgatttgataactCCTGAATTTTGTTAATCAGAAACATTTATGAATTATGACATTAAGTAGCTATCAACTATTAACCACTTGCACGACACAGACACCCGACACTGAAGTTTAGATGCTACATTGATATCATGGATGAAATGAAAGGCATATTTACCCATAGGAGAATGTTTTGCTTTGATGAATCAACAGGTCTTCTTCCAGTTACAATCTCAAGAAGAAGAACACCAAATGCAAATATATCAGTTTTCTCATCCACAATACCATGCATAAAGACCTCTGGTGCTAAATATCCAAATGTTCCCTCAACAGGGATTACAGCATGGTGAGTCCATTTGTTAGGAAGCCACTTTGCTAGTCCAAAATCAGTAATCTAATATATGCAAcaaaaagtaataatttaaaaCTATTAGTTGTGTGAATTGAATTTGGTATAAAATCAATCAATGTTATTAGAACATTGCTTGCTGTTCTATAGTATCTACCTGTGGTTCATAATCAGGACCAAGAAGAACATTGGAGGCTTTAATGTCACGATGAATTATTCTGTGTTTGCAACATTTATGAAGATAATGGAGTCCCCTTGCAACTCCAATAGCTATTTTGTATCTTATTGGCCAGTCAAGTGAATTTCCTGCTTTACctgatatatatattcattttagCACATTTAAATCTCACATGAcacaaaaaacactaattcttGATCGGATTGATTTGAGATTATCTAATGACATAAATACATGTGAGGCTATTTAAACGAGTTTATGGAAACAACATATCAtatgtccataagttgttttcagcttatttacataagctctccaagatagcttatgaaaacagtttatacataaaaacttatatGATATGTGCTTATACtaagcgcttaattaagctATTTATCCAGAAACAGGTAAAAACATTGAGAGTTGAGGGTACAAGGCTTACTTACCATAACCATGCAATGCAGTTGACAAGTTTCCATTTTGAGAGTAATTGAAAATCAGATAAAGCCCATTTTCAAAGCAGTAGCCCAATAAAGATGCAGTATTAGGATGACAAACATGTCCAATAATACCCAACTCCATAAGGAATTCTTTTTCCTTGTTTGGATCTTTGTTGTCTTTGGCTAATCTCTTCACAGCAATGGTTTCTCCATTACAAAGATCACCTTTGTATACTTCTGAGTACCCTCCTCTTCCAACTAAATTATCTAttttcaaagaaacaaaaaatgaatgagtATATTAGAAACCTCAATTCAATGTTTCATATgacattaaaaataacattaataatataCCTTGGTGAAAGTCATTAGTAGCATTTGATATATTTTCATAGCTGAAGCAATTCAACAAGGGTTGATGTTTTTCAATTTTGGACATGTTGAAGGTTTTTATTCTGAATGGTGAACCAAGAAACGATATTATGAACCTGAATGATAATTGTGATTTTCTCTTAATCTTAGGACCAGATGAAGGTGTATATGTCAAGCTTGATGCTCTAGTGCTAAATGTGTCATCTTCTGTGCTGTTGGATTGTCCCTCTAGTAGTCCATCTAGAAGTACTGTTCTAGGTGAACTGTTCTGTTGATTCATTtctgagataaaaaaaaaggaaaatatcaaGGTACATTATTTTTCAGtaatttgatttgtattttgttAATTAACATTACTTTAGAAAAACTGAATTACCTTGAAAATCTGTTGAATTGATATTCTGTTCTGTTTTTGTGTTCCTTCCAACTGAGACAATTGTGCAGCCTTCATGCACATGCTCAAAGCAATAATTGGTAATTCCTTTAGAGGTGCCAATTCTATAAACAATGATAAAGGGGGTTGTCAAATGCTTAGATCTTTATAAATGATTTGAATAAATGTTACACTGATGAGTTCTTActtaattgttttgtttcttgttccgccaagaagaagaagaaaatcagCAGAAATTGACTTGGCTTCCTCCACTAAACCACCACCTACTGTGGAACTCAATGCCACTTTTGCCTCCAAATTAACCTGATAATGATGTTTTCATCAGCATTCTTCGACTCTAATAGCAAACCATATTAAAGTCTAACCATTATATGACAGACAGGGtcaactatattttttattcccTCTAAAATACTCTTCATCTTAGTACTTACTAAAATTTGGTCCACTCCATGTCTCTAGAATCCATCCCTATCGAATGTCGTTTTTTGCAGACTAATCAGAAGGAATGCAAATCACgtaaacttttttaaattatgtagTATTTAACTAAATTTGTAAAAAGTTTACGTGGCAAATGTGTTGCATTCCCCCTATCCAAtaacaaaacattattttttcccCAATTTTATTGATGATGGAGACACATATATACTTGTATGATTTGATTCACGTGTGTTTGAAATTAATTACCTGTTTGGACCAACAAGTCTGTGCAAATTCTCCAAGCACAGATATAACATATGCTTTTGCTTGCCTAAGTTGTGATTGTCTTCTTCTCACTGATACACGTTTCTTCATATTCTCTGCTACtgaaaattgaacaaattttcaGGCTATTAAAAGAACACTAATAATTCACAGTATGAAAAAACGGTTGAATAAATTGtacatgttaaaataaaaaaaaaaacagtgactAACCAAGAACATGCACAGCAACAATGGTATCATTTGGATTAGCTAAAACTCTTATTGCCCATGCCCATGATAGAAGTTCCTTGCTATCATTTGGGTCCAAAGAGAGTCCAATTAGTATTGTAGAAGAGGAAGGAAGTTCCATTTTCAAATGCAAAAGTGCAGAGAAAATGGAATTGGAATTATTTGGTATGTTGTTGATTCTGGCTCAGCTAGCATATAAGAATAAGTAGTGTATATATGTAAAGAAGAGTATGATTAAATTTCAGTTAGGGTGTGAGGCCAACCATATAGTTGAATTTCATTATACTTGTTTGATTGAGAAGCATAAATAGCCTTtattgttaataataataatataatatagtgGCAAAATAGGAAATTAAATAGCCTATCTGTGGTGGTGACAATTAAGTATTGTAGTTGGGTGCTTTGGGGTATAAGCAAAGGTGGTGGGCATGTATATCATTTTATCTTGTCTTGTTATATAAGCCAAAAATGAACCTcctttttacaaaattttgtgcctttattatttttagtttttttttttttacttccagTTGGTAGGAAAGCTTGTTGGACTATTTGcaattcttgaaaaaaatagTTACATTCATCACTTTATCATCAATGAAACTTTGAGAGGACACTAACTGTTTTCTCTTTTTCTGATGGATGATAAAGTGGAAAATATTTCTGTCTCTAAATCAAACCTTGCAAGGTTGCCACATAGCCTTCATTATTTTTGACATACACAACAGCATTAGAGGTTTTATTTTGTGCAAGGGGACTGTGAAGGCGTTATGTAGAAATAATATTattgtccaattttaaagtttatcttttaacattttatttattttctcttgaCTGCGTGTTTCTTAGCTTCTACAAAGAGGTTTAAGTGTcacaaacaatattttaaaactaaGTTATTTGATTCATTGAGTCTCTCTGATATATAGTTTACAAATTACAAGTGATATTTACAGACAAATGTGTTTGAGCCTAAATCCTATTAGCCATGATCATGACATATAAAGATCGTGTCCTAATTGCTATTATTCGGCTAACCTTACACAAACTTGTGTGAAAATGTGACCGTTATTTTGTATAGTATTGGTCTTTATGTGTCTTGTTCTATTACTCATTTCAAGcatattctctctctctctctttgatAACGCTTCCTAGATTCTAGCTGTGTTTGTTATTCGAAGGCTTGAAAACAAGAAGTAGATTCTTTAGATTAAATTATCCACTTACATTGAGCCCCTCTCCATATAAGAATGATTCGACTAAACAATCTTCGACTTTTCTAATATCAATTGATTATACACTCGGCTATAGAAATTAACTTACCCTAAATTTTGCTTCATGTCGTTCCCGGCTTacaatttagaatattttttagTGTAAACAAATGTCCAACTGATTGTAGCACGATGAGCCGAAAATCCATTACATGTTACTTTTAGGGCTCATAAAATTGGCTTTTACTATTGTATTGGTGAAGTAAACTTGAAAGAAAATTCTCACGAACTAAATGGCTTCCAAATGTagcatttaaatattttaaaaatgtttattaaagaAATCAATACTCTGTTTGTTCCTTGATATTGAAGGACTATGTCAATTTAATCCTagcttatataaaaattaatcattcacattataaatataatttcaaaatgATCTACgaaattataaaatgtttttttttgaggggcaaaattataaaatgttaatcaaattagtaGAGACTATAATGACATTAAATTGGTAATATCGGAAATGAATACAAAACTAAGTTAATCAAGTTCAAACGAAGAAgtaaaatgattaatatttggcaatttcaaaatattaaaatgtggTTAGccctccgtcctaatttataagtaaaaaacattaattcacacttattaagaaaactaacacttagtgatttgaggtataattttttgtgttctccttggAATGAGTTTCatagaaagatgtaaaaataattctcattggttaaaaattatggagaaaataaaaaggagaacaaattgaatgcaatttgcatttaattttacattggaaaagatgatttgtttgaaaaaacataataatagcataaaagttggttttttttgcttatattttgagacaaagaatatgagatttttttatttatattttagaactGAGGGAGTAGTTTGAAACAttctaacaaattttttatttactctaCTTTAAAACAGATGACCTTTCTAGCGtggtataaaaataaaaaagaatggattccttttttatttccccTCTTCCAAGAATATTCAAAATCCATTTATAGCTTCCAGAATAAGAATTGCCTTATGAGCATGTGCAACTTTCACTTAAAgatttgttaaattattatgCTGATTTTTCAATTCagagtatataaaaaaacatgaacATGTGCTGCCATGAAATGAGATAGTAGGGGTTGCTGCTACCAAAAATTGAAAAGTGGACTACATTGTACTGTACAGAAGTAACATTTATGAGTCAATaaataatttgacaaaaaaaataaatgaattcaataaataatatgtttacACCCATCCATCCATATGAGCAGTATTGAAGGGACACTTCAATATTTGCAACGaagttgttattaattttattgatttgacaAAACTTTATGAAGTTTAAGCTATAACGACATAAGTTTCATAATTCATCAACTAGCTTCCAAACATGTCTACACAAGACATGACAACGTAAAGCCACACCTAATGAATGGTGGAGTTGAGAGAGCAAGGGATTTGGATTAGGGAACTGCCAAGACATGGATAATTCATCTTTCCTTAAACCCCACACaccttaaaaaatttcaacatattCCACTTTATATGGTTTACTGTCtcgaaaagaaaaatttaatatataacgATGCCTTAGTTTTAagctaaaataaaaagtgagaTACAGTTCAAGCTTGTTAACACATCTTCTTCATTTAAAAACAAACCTGTAATTTATCTTAACCATATTAGGTAGATTTTTTATGAATCTATTATAACTAGAAAGTAAAGAGGACAATTTATCTGTGCACGTTCAATGAAATTTAATATATGCTACGCTTGATTTAATGTGAACAAAACCAACATCATTATTTAATACAGTCGACACAAAATTATACCATTGACGGGTTCAGCTTGGTGGAAGGagataattaaaattcaaaatgatgTAGGCGTGGAAGGTGGTAGTTGGTTCGAAAAAAGTATCTCAAAACGTTTAGGCAATGGCTTAAATACTTTCTTTTGGTCGGATTGTTGGTTATGGACAATGTCGTTCATGGAGAGATTTAGGAGGTTGTATGATTTATCGATTCATAAGGACCTGTCAGTGGGAGAGATGAACATTTTGGGTTGGGGTGAAAATGGAGAGGCTTGGAGGTGGAGGCGACGTTTgttagcttgggaggaggagttggtagCGGAGATTAGGAATTTGCTTACTAATGTTACTTTGCAGGATACTGAATCAGATGTCTGGCTTTGGCGGCCCAACATTGGTGATGGATACACTGTTCGTGGTGTGTATCAAATGCTCTTGCGGCAGGAGATGCACAACTATGACGTTGTCTCGGATGCTCCGTGGCATAAGAGTGCTCCGTTGAAAGTCTCTATTTGCGCGTGGCGTGTTCTCCGCAATAGATGGCCAACTAAGGATAACTTGGTGCGACGAGGTGTTATTTCTCATGATTCTCAATTATGTGTTACAGGTTGTGGACAAAATGAAACAATAGACCACTTAATTATTCATTGTCCTATTTTTGGTGATCTTTGgcaacaaattaaaacttgGATTGGCGTGTTTTATGTGGATCCTCATCAGATTTTGGACCATTATTATCAGTTTGTTTATTCTTCAGGTGGTTATGCTCCAAGAAGGtcttttcttcatttgatttggctttGTGGTATTTGGGTTctttggaatgaaagaaataaaagattgtTTGTCAACACAACTAAAACAACAGAGCAACTTCTTGAGAAGGTTAAGATTACATCTCTCAAatggttgaaagcaaaaaatGTATGCTTTTCTTTTGGATATCATTTGTGGTGGCAGCGTCCACTTGCTTGTTTAGGGATTGGCTGatgtattttttgttgatgtCTTTTGTGGTTTGATTGGAACTATTTTGTAACCTTATTTTGTCTCCTTTAGCACTCCTTGCGCTAGGGAACAAAACTCTTTACTATTATATCTCAttttgacttgttcaaaaaaaaataaaattataccaTTTACGAATATGAAACTACTACCGcgttattaataatatatactcttatagagagagaaaataaaaatacaaagtgagtatgaaaaataaataattgttcaaatattatttcttaaatCTATACTTGAAGAATTTAGGGTCTTGAAACTCTATTGCATTATTCATTAAAGTTCACTCCACTACTATCTATATGTATATGTCTCGATTCTCTTCtcactcttcttctttttatctttttatttcaaatgtcGCTCATCTCTATTCTCTAACACATGTTTTTCTTGTAGAAGGGGCAACAACAAGGCAACAGGGAATCA harbors:
- the LOC11418668 gene encoding probable receptor-like serine/threonine-protein kinase At5g57670, producing the protein MELPSSSTILIGLSLDPNDSKELLSWAWAIRVLANPNDTIVAVHVLVAENMKKRVSVRRRQSQLRQAKAYVISVLGEFAQTCWSKQVNLEAKVALSSTVGGGLVEEAKSISADFLLLLGGTRNKTIKIGTSKGITNYCFEHVHEGCTIVSVGRNTKTEQNINSTDFQEMNQQNSSPRTVLLDGLLEGQSNSTEDDTFSTRASSLTYTPSSGPKIKRKSQLSFRFIISFLGSPFRIKTFNMSKIEKHQPLLNCFSYENISNATNDFHQDNLVGRGGYSEVYKGDLCNGETIAVKRLAKDNKDPNKEKEFLMELGIIGHVCHPNTASLLGYCFENGLYLIFNYSQNGNLSTALHGYGKAGNSLDWPIRYKIAIGVARGLHYLHKCCKHRIIHRDIKASNVLLGPDYEPQITDFGLAKWLPNKWTHHAVIPVEGTFGYLAPEVFMHGIVDEKTDIFAFGVLLLEIVTGRRPVDSSKQNILLWAKPLMESGNIAELADPRMEGRYDVEQLYRVVLTASYCVRQTAIWRPAMTEVLELLTNGQDYEVGKSWRIPKFTSDELDDYSMIFGYDVPSDISLEDYL
- the LOC112420978 gene encoding uncharacterized protein, with amino-acid sequence MSFMERFRRLYDLSIHKDLSVGEMNILGWGENGEAWRWRRRLLAWEEELVAEIRNLLTNVTLQDTESDVWLWRPNIGDGYTVRGVYQMLLRQEMHNYDVVSDAPWHKSAPLKVSICAWRVLRNRWPTKDNLVRRGVISHDSQLCVTGCGQNETIDHLIIHCPIFGDLWQQIKTWIGVFYVDPHQILDHYYQFVYSSGGYAPRRSFLHLIWLCGIWVLWNERNKRLFVNTTKTTEQLLEKVKITSLKWLKAKNVCFSFGYHLWWQRPLACLGIG